The following are encoded together in the Periplaneta americana isolate PAMFEO1 chromosome 5, P.americana_PAMFEO1_priV1, whole genome shotgun sequence genome:
- the LOC138699635 gene encoding UDP-glycosyltransferase UGT5-like: MIEVRKHLTFITLLLLCSNVASYKILALFPHIARSHYVMGEALLKGLAARGHHVTVVSHFPQKNPIPNFKDISLVGATTVAVEQIQLVNVGTGNIPFTINMLATMAMDVCETTLPAAPIQELMKSQEKYDLIITELFNTDCMFGFVHKFKVPFISIATSVLMPWSSERFANPENPSYIPHHFLGHSDRMTFFERMLNVFYQETTKWAYHKYMDIPTQKIARKYFGESLPPLADIARNTSLLLVNSHFSLNQPRPFVPNIVEVGGMHITPPKPLPQDLKKFLDDSKQGVVYFSFGSMVKMTTLPEEKRQAFMQAFAALPERFLLKWEEESFPGKPENVKLVRWPPQVDVLRHPNVRVFVTHGGLMGTTEAAHSGVPMVAIPLFGDQFVNVASYVEEGIAFKLSFTNITKESVLHALNTVLRDPSYRDNALRVSRAYNDRPMSALDTGIFWTEYVIRHGGAPHMRSAALDLTWYQYLLLDVLAVLISVIATVLLVLFYITKRLIRLVLPSKTQGKKKKQ; the protein is encoded by the exons ATCGAAGTGAGGAAGCATCTGACCTTCATAACTCTTTTGTTGCTGTGCTCAAATGTGGCATCATACAAGATATTGGCTCTTTTCCCCCACATAGCCAGGAGCCACTATGTGATGGGGGAGGCCTTGCTCAAAGGATTAGCCGCTAGAGGTCACCACGTTACAGTAGTCAGCCATTTTCCTCAGAAGAATCCTATTCCAAACTTCAAGGATATCAGTTTGGTGGGAGCCACAACTGTAGCTGTTGAACAGATACAACTGGTCAATGTTGGCACTGGCAATATCCCATTCACCATCAACATGCTGGCAACCATGGCGATGGACGTCTGTGAAACAACACTGCCTGCAGCACCTATACAAGAACTTATGAAATCTCAAGAGAAATACGATCTCATCATAACAGAACTATTCAACACTGATTGCATGTTTGGATTTGTGCACAAGTTCAAGGTTCCTTTCATTTCTATAGCCACCTCCGTGCTGATGCCGTGGTCAAGCGAGCGTTTTGCTAATCCTGAGAATCCGTCCTACATCCCTCACCACTTTCTGGGTCACTCTGACCGTATGACTTTCTTCGAGAGGATGCTGAATGTTTTTTACCAGGAGACTACGAAGTGGGCGTACCACAAGTATATGGATATTCCCACGCAGAAAATTGCAAGGAAATATTTCGGGGAGTCACTGCCACCGCTGGCTGACATTGCCAGAAATACGAGTCTTCTGCTGGTGAACTCCCACTTCTCGCTGAATCAGCCCAGGCCCTTTGTGCCAAACATCGTCGAGGTGGGCGGAATGCACATCACGCCACCCAAGCCTCTACCACAG GACTTGAAGAAATTCTTGGACGATTCGAAACAGGGGGTGGTGTACTTCAGCTTCGGGTCCATGGTGAAGATGACGACACTTCCTGAAGAAAAGAGACAGGCGTTCATGCAGGCCTTCGCAGCACTTCCCGAGCGATTTCTGCTCAAGTGGGAGGAAGAATCCTTTCCAGGAAAACCGGAGAACGTCAAGTTGGTGAGGTGGCCTCCACAGGTGGATGTCTTGC GGCATCCGAACGTGCGCGTGTTCGTGACCCACGGCGGACTGATGGGCACCACAGAGGCGGCACACAGTGGTGTGCCCATGGTGGCCATCCCTCTGTTCGGTGACCAGTTCGTCAACGTTGCGTCCTACGTGGAAGAGGGCATCGCATTCAAACTCTCCTTCACCAACATCACTAAGGAATCCGTTCTGCACGCTTTGAACACCGTTCTACGTGATCCTAG TTACCGTGACAACGCTCTTCGAGTGTCAAGAGCGTACAATGACCGGCCAATGTCCGCCCTGGATACAGGCATCTTCTGGACGGAGTACGTCATCCGACACGGTGGAGCTCCCCATATGAGGTCAGCTGCCTTGGATCTGACTTGGTACCAGTACCTGCTACTAGATGTCCTCGCAGTGCTGATCTCTGTAATCGCGACAGTATTACTTGTACTTTTTTACATAACCAAGAGATTAATACGTCTTGTGTTACCGAGCAAAAcacaaggaaaaaagaaaaagcaaTGA